The nucleotide window CAGTTTAAAAAATATAGAGCTTATCTTTGAACGCTACAACGATAAAGAGCTTACAGGAAACAGACCCTTTTCTTTAAAAAGACTCATAAGCCTAATAAGCCTTATTGCAAATAAACTCAAAGAAAAAAATATAGAGCTTACAAAAACAAAACTAAACAAGTTATTATTCTACATTGACTTTCTAAGCTTTAAACAAAACAACTGCTCTATAACAGGAGCAGTATACGCTCATCTTCCATACGGTCCTTGCCTTGAAAGCTTTGACACTGTTATATCAAGCCTTGTAGAAGAAAACATACTTGGTGTAAAAGAAGTAATATACCAAGATAAATCCTACGAAGTTCTAGAGCCTCTAAAAGAACCCCAAACAGACATATTTAATCCGGATGAACTAAGCCTTATTGAAAGCACTATAGAAAAACTCTCTTTTTTAAGCGCTAAAGAGCTATCTGAGATATCTCACAAAGAAAAAGCATACACTGCAACAAAAAACGGTGAGCTCATAGAATACAGCTTTGCAAAATATCTTCAAGGGGTAGAAGATGTTTGATAGAGACTACTACAAAATATTAGGTGTAAACAGAA belongs to Desulfurella sp. and includes:
- a CDS encoding type II TA system antitoxin MqsA family protein, which gives rise to MKLVCPNCEKLELVEPYTHKTTINVKNEPIQVELKLYRCLECGQLIQDPKNPQDELDIAYRIYRQRHHLLQPEEIIAIRKTYDLSQKDLSNLTGIGIATINRYENGSLQNEAHDTILSLLKNPEAVKELLDKNKDKFSEEKIASITKKIYELYKKDSLKNIELIFERYNDKELTGNRPFSLKRLISLISLIANKLKEKNIELTKTKLNKLLFYIDFLSFKQNNCSITGAVYAHLPYGPCLESFDTVISSLVEENILGVKEVIYQDKSYEVLEPLKEPQTDIFNPDELSLIESTIEKLSFLSAKELSEISHKEKAYTATKNGELIEYSFAKYLQGVEDV